The region GCCGGGCGGCAAACATCATTACCCCCACCGCAATCACCACCGCCGCCATCATGATAAACAGGTGATCGGACAGGCCTACCGCCGTAATCACCGAGTCCAGGCTGAAGATGATATCCAGCAACATAATCTGCACGATGGCGCCGAGGAAGCCGTTCACTTTGGTATGGTGCTCTTCATCGGACCCTTCGATGGTTTCGTGGATCTCTTTACTGGCTTTCCAGATCAGGAACAGTCCGCCGAGCAGCAGGATCAGATCGCGCGCCGAGACGCTGTGGTCCATCAGGGTAAACAGCGGGTGGGTCAGACGGATTACCCAGGCGATAGACGCCAGCAGCGCCAGACGCATCAGCATTGCACCGGCCAGACCGATACGGCGTGCCTTGTTCTGCTGCGCCTTCGGCAGTTTGGCCACCACCAGAGACAGGAAAATAATATTATCAATACCCAAAATGATCTCAAGAATGGTCAGCGTACCTAACGCTAACCAGGCATTGGG is a window of Serratia plymuthica DNA encoding:
- a CDS encoding TerC family protein, giving the protein MFDWIMDPNAWLALGTLTILEIILGIDNIIFLSLVVAKLPKAQQNKARRIGLAGAMLMRLALLASIAWVIRLTHPLFTLMDHSVSARDLILLLGGLFLIWKASKEIHETIEGSDEEHHTKVNGFLGAIVQIMLLDIIFSLDSVITAVGLSDHLFIMMAAVVIAVGVMMFAARPIGEFVNRHPSVKMLALAFLILVGFTLMLESFQVHVPKGYIYFAMFFSMSVEALNLMRSKKNQATE